Proteins from a genomic interval of Procambarus clarkii isolate CNS0578487 chromosome 45, FALCON_Pclarkii_2.0, whole genome shotgun sequence:
- the LOC123770170 gene encoding dentin sialophosphoprotein, giving the protein MEIDERARLGLVSCGTTVDVAPRRKMTLLLSLLALLLAAAVIAAPQSQMESEESNKDSSTWRSWKLLINYDSPTAEGPLSGEKSPQNSASDDFTNDIWNDPYKRNSNSSDNGSESWESYDYDSENGNMESEPDWEEDTDYVLAESFGHNDSTCNDRIMALMEENHRLKNDLVLVHSFLGMLPFAGKDDSPNTPPWSSPDFGADTANNDEPIDDNDSDDKTDTMDDIVSDDKTDTMDDIVSDDKTDTIDDNDSDDKTDTMDDIVSDDKTDTMDDIVSDDKTDTTIDDIVSEDKTDTTIDDIVSDDKTDTMDDNVSDDKTDTMDDIVSDDKTDTMDDIVSDDKTDTIDDIVSDDKTDTTIDDIVSDDKTDTTIDDIVSDDKTDTMDDIVSDDKTDTMDDIVSDDKTDAMDDIVSDDKTDTMDDIVSDDKTDTMDDNVSDDKTDTMDDNVSDDKTDTTIDDIVSDDKTDTIDDIVSDDKTDTIDDIVSDDKTDTTMDDIVSDDKTDTTMDDIVSDDKTDTMDDSDFDDLKDIIDNLDSLTAKDSDSADGDKDSHEVHDVNGARVAVNTTTTKETIDGKDTLVQTKVIEIQPKGPMQNTTTIQITQVSSEEVHSRSRKVNTRKRGGKRRRKKRPLLE; this is encoded by the exons ATGGAGATAGATGAACGTGCCAGGCTCGGCCTGGTTAGTTGTGGCACCACCGTTGATGTGGCACCACGTCGCAAGATGACGCTTCTCTTGTCACTCCTGGCCCTGCTGCTGGCAGCGGCTGTCATCGCTGCTCCTC AGTCACAAATGGAGTCTGAGGAGAGTAACAAGGACTCGTCAACGTGGCGTTCATGGAAACTCCTCATTAACTACGACTCCCCGACCGCTGAAGGCCCTCTCTCGGGCGAGAAGTCACCTCAGAATAGCGCCTCCGACGATTTCACGAATGACATATGGAATGATCCTTACAAACGTAATTCGAATTCTAG TGACAACGGCAGTGAAAGTTGGGAGAGTTATGATTATGATAGTGAGAACGGAAACATGGAGAGTGAGCCAGACTGGGAAGAGGACACTGACTACGTCTTGGCTGAGTCTTTCGGTCATAATGACAGCACGTGCAACGACCGCATAATGGCGCTCATGG AGGAGAACCACCGCCTGAAAAATGACTTGGTGTTGGTGCACAGTTTCCTGGGTATGCTTCCCTTCGCTGGCAAGGATGATTCCCCCAACACCCCGCCCTGGTCCTCCCCAGACTTCGGCGCCGACACAGCCAACAACGACGAACCCATCGATGACAATGACTCTGATGATAAGACAGACACCATGGATGACATTGTCTCTGATGATAAGACAGACACCATGGATGACATTGTCTCTGATGATAAGACAGACACCATCGATGACAATGACTCTGATGATAAGACAGACACCATGGATGACATTGTCTCTGATGATAAGACAGACACCATGGATGACATTGTCTCTGATGATAAGACAGACACCACCATTGATGACATTGTCTCTGAAGATAAGACAGACACCACCATTGATGACATTGTCTCTGATGATAAGACAGACACCATGGATGACAATGTCTCTGATGATAAGACAGACACCATGGATGACATTGTCTCTGATGATAAGACAGACACCATGGATGACATTGTCTCTGATGATAAGACAGACACCATCGATGACATTGTCTCTGATGATAAGACAGACACCACCATTGATGACATTGTCTCTGATGATAAGACAGACACCACCATTGATGACATTGTCTCTGATGATAAGACAGACACCATGGATGACATTGTCTCTGATGATAAGACAGACACCATGGATGACATTGTCTCTGATGATAAGACAGATGCCATGGATGACATTGTCTCTGATGATAAGACAGACACCATGGATGACATTGTCTCTGATGATAAGACAGACACCATGGATGACAATGTCTCTGATGATAAGACAGACACCATGGATGACAATGTCTCTGATGATAAGACAGACACCACCATCGATGACATTGTCTCTGATGATAAGACAGACACCATTGATGACATTGTCTCTGATGATAAGACAGACACCATTGATGACATTGTCTCTGATGATAAGACAGACACCACCATGGATGACATTGTCTCTGATGATAAGACAGACACCACCATGGATGACATTGTCTCTGATGATAAGACAGACACCATGGATGACAGTGACTTTGATGACCTGAAAGACATCATTGATAACCTTGACTCTCTGACCGCGAAAGACTCTGATAGTGCAGATGGAGACAAGGATAGCCACGAGGTCCATGATGTGAACGGCGCTCGCGTCGcggtaaacaccaccaccaccaaggaaaCTATAGATGGCAAGGATACTCTCGTCCAGACCAAG GTGATCGAAATCCAGCCTAAAGGTCCAATGCaaaacaccacaaccatacag ATAACGCAAGTCAGTTCGGAAGAAGTGCACTCGAGGAGCAGGAAAGTCAACACCAGAAAGCGTGGCGGAAAACGCAGAAGGAAGAAGAGACCTCTCCTAGAGTGA